In a genomic window of Sulfurisphaera tokodaii str. 7:
- a CDS encoding type II toxin-antitoxin system VapC family toxin, giving the protein MVFDSGVVIDILLGSNEGKKIEKFIEENLDEIVINELNLEEIKYIICRKNNVEKAEEVEIFLKSSGYFNVFPFTNVRGEIYRLKCKYPISLADASSIATAKILGIPAMFKREKEIEPFKNELNVIFTDELI; this is encoded by the coding sequence ATGGTATTTGATTCGGGAGTCGTTATAGATATCCTTTTGGGTAGCAATGAAGGAAAGAAAATAGAGAAATTCATTGAAGAAAACTTAGATGAGATAGTTATAAACGAATTGAATCTAGAGGAAATTAAATATATAATATGCAGAAAGAATAACGTAGAAAAAGCTGAAGAAGTAGAAATATTTCTAAAATCAAGTGGTTATTTTAATGTATTTCCTTTTACTAACGTAAGGGGAGAAATATACAGATTAAAATGTAAGTATCCGATATCTTTAGCTGATGCAAGCAGTATTGCTACCGCTAAAATTCTAGGAATACCAGCAATGTTTAAGAGAGAAAAAGAAATTGAGCCATTTAAAAATGAGCTCAATGTAATTTTCACAGATGAACTAATTTAG
- a CDS encoding APC family permease: MSQQEVPRLKKGQVSTLGALVEEIAAMAPACDVVAFITSAIAYAFALTPLAFLLATLAMYLEVNTLYHLAKRHASAGGYYGYIANAFGPVPATISGLLYVLYQVTSTAAIPTYIGGAIIPAFLDYYYHIVLPSWLWLPLILVFVIVPITLAIIGIRPQITTLKFASLFEVTFLAVIGAIVIAKAPDNTLAVFNPFAWPQYAKDFAPYGGPGGALGLAMVFSITSFIGYGGSAPLGEEVEHPKQILRALSLGVFIVGAVLTEMAYAIVAGWGVNNLSALTNNPNPDVQTIPGIIVMGLYLGIIGSMGLFLVAMNSAFSDAVAMQSNAGRVYFSMARDNVIPKWFSKIHPKYHTPYRALTFIGIASSISAILTAFAMFAVNGLNPIQALTTTTANANVLQALSDTFEFLTTMALFGMVLTHFLLNASLITLFFRLKEKHKDILHAVLHVLQHYVAPAVATGILGYALYTSISSLVFPEAPAAIVSIVFLAFATGYAIYLKIYKPHVLTQAGKRVNLWAEEGESSARNE, from the coding sequence ATGAGTCAGCAAGAAGTTCCCCGTTTGAAGAAGGGTCAAGTTAGTACATTAGGTGCTTTAGTTGAAGAAATAGCAGCAATGGCACCAGCATGTGACGTAGTAGCCTTTATAACTTCTGCAATTGCATACGCCTTTGCGTTAACGCCTTTAGCATTCCTATTAGCCACGTTAGCAATGTATTTAGAAGTAAATACGTTATATCACCTAGCTAAAAGACATGCAAGTGCTGGAGGATATTACGGATATATTGCTAATGCCTTTGGCCCCGTACCAGCTACTATATCTGGATTACTTTACGTCTTATATCAAGTAACAAGTACTGCGGCAATTCCCACTTACATAGGTGGTGCAATAATTCCCGCATTCTTAGATTACTATTACCATATAGTCCTACCGTCTTGGCTCTGGCTACCGTTAATTCTAGTATTCGTAATAGTTCCAATAACATTAGCAATAATAGGAATAAGACCTCAGATTACTACTTTGAAATTTGCTTCACTATTCGAAGTGACATTTTTAGCAGTAATAGGAGCAATTGTAATTGCTAAGGCACCAGATAATACATTAGCTGTGTTTAATCCCTTTGCATGGCCTCAATACGCTAAGGATTTTGCACCCTACGGAGGACCTGGTGGAGCTTTGGGATTAGCAATGGTCTTTTCAATTACGAGCTTTATCGGCTATGGAGGATCTGCACCTTTAGGTGAAGAAGTTGAGCATCCTAAACAAATACTGAGGGCTTTGAGCTTAGGCGTATTTATAGTTGGTGCAGTGTTGACTGAAATGGCATATGCTATAGTTGCAGGTTGGGGAGTAAATAATTTATCAGCATTAACTAATAATCCAAACCCAGATGTTCAGACAATACCGGGTATAATAGTGATGGGATTATATTTGGGTATAATAGGCTCAATGGGATTGTTCCTTGTTGCAATGAATTCAGCTTTTTCTGATGCGGTAGCAATGCAAAGTAATGCTGGAAGGGTTTACTTCTCTATGGCTAGAGATAATGTAATTCCAAAGTGGTTTTCAAAGATTCATCCAAAATACCATACTCCTTACAGAGCGTTAACATTTATAGGAATAGCATCATCGATTTCAGCCATCTTAACAGCTTTTGCAATGTTTGCAGTTAATGGACTTAATCCTATTCAAGCATTAACAACAACTACTGCTAATGCAAATGTGCTTCAAGCGTTGTCAGACACCTTTGAATTCTTAACTACAATGGCTCTATTCGGAATGGTACTAACACACTTCCTTCTAAATGCCTCTTTAATAACTTTGTTCTTCAGATTGAAGGAGAAACATAAAGACATTTTGCATGCAGTATTGCATGTATTACAGCATTATGTCGCTCCTGCAGTAGCTACTGGAATATTAGGATATGCTTTATATACATCTATATCGAGTCTTGTGTTCCCAGAAGCTCCAGCGGCAATAGTATCTATAGTTTTCTTAGCGTTTGCAACAGGCTATGCAATATATTTAAAGATTTATAAACCCCATGTTCTAACACAAGCTGGAAAAAGAGTAAACTTGTGGGCAGAAGAAGGAGAAAGTAGTGCAAGGAATGAGTAA
- a CDS encoding nucleotidyltransferase domain-containing protein: protein MSWEYLKRKWEERKEILKNARQYVKLIKEICVKKIDPDCRVILFGSIARGNYRIDSDIDVLIITDKAKSVWDKANIEVIIERELNIGDPFEFHIVNKNEYENWYKKFIDIYEEF from the coding sequence ATGAGTTGGGAATATCTTAAGAGAAAGTGGGAAGAAAGGAAGGAGATTCTTAAAAATGCAAGACAATACGTAAAGTTAATTAAAGAGATTTGTGTTAAGAAGATAGACCCAGATTGTAGAGTAATATTGTTTGGCTCTATTGCACGTGGAAATTACAGAATTGATAGTGACATAGACGTATTGATAATAACTGATAAGGCTAAAAGTGTGTGGGATAAAGCTAATATTGAGGTAATCATAGAAAGGGAGTTGAATATAGGAGACCCCTTTGAGTTTCATATAGTGAATAAGAACGAGTATGAGAATTGGTACAAAAAATTCATAGACATTTACGAGGAATTTTAG
- a CDS encoding nucleotidyltransferase domain-containing protein, which produces MSSWVKFRFSHLRRWKEYTEKVAKAVRDLEPNAEVYVIGGVAEDRITVLSDIDILIVIKRKLNNKERKRLRVEILLRAMDAYELPFDAPVEIHLENEDEAKRFFELSKKVIRIS; this is translated from the coding sequence TTGTCAAGTTGGGTTAAGTTTAGATTCTCTCATCTAAGGAGATGGAAAGAATATACTGAGAAAGTAGCCAAGGCTGTACGAGATTTAGAACCTAATGCTGAAGTCTACGTAATAGGTGGTGTTGCAGAAGATAGAATAACCGTACTAAGCGATATTGATATACTTATAGTAATAAAAAGAAAATTAAACAACAAAGAAAGAAAAAGATTAAGAGTAGAAATACTATTAAGAGCTATGGATGCATACGAGCTACCTTTTGATGCACCAGTTGAAATTCATTTAGAGAACGAGGATGAGGCGAAAAGATTTTTCGAACTGTCAAAAAAAGTAATAAGAATATCATAG
- a CDS encoding MFS transporter: MTIKRRSEVLKISFSAFFADLGYQAAVASFPIIFVFYFHAPIFLYGIAEALNYGGGSLMSILGGYLADKYGRKMIAVIGNALIVILSFTGLAVNYIEALFLFMFGWWFRNFRTPARRAMLSEVTEESERKEAYGILHALDIAGATLAVAYLTIALYFGVKATEILIFTSIPLIISTLFLVFVKAGGKGIPKKPGKVALTIVISTMFFAFTQYSFGFPIITTEEFTRRFYLATLTYGVFLASSSIFGYVFGKIKLEEVKGLAFLGYLLAGLTSFGFAFLSPLGVISIYPLSVIMGIAVASTETFEPTIISKLSRGETGTAMGALSFGRSIGVLIGNTIMGFLYQYSYSYSYIFAGIMGIIAFLIVFTVLLRG, translated from the coding sequence ATGACTATTAAAAGGAGAAGTGAAGTATTAAAAATTTCATTTTCAGCTTTCTTTGCAGATTTAGGATATCAAGCCGCTGTAGCATCTTTTCCTATAATTTTCGTCTTCTACTTTCACGCCCCAATTTTCCTATACGGTATTGCTGAAGCCTTGAATTATGGTGGTGGAAGTCTAATGTCGATTCTTGGAGGTTATTTGGCTGATAAATACGGAAGGAAAATGATAGCAGTAATTGGAAACGCGCTAATTGTCATTCTCTCTTTTACGGGTCTAGCAGTGAATTACATAGAAGCTTTATTTTTATTTATGTTTGGTTGGTGGTTTAGGAATTTTAGAACTCCAGCTAGAAGGGCTATGCTTTCTGAAGTTACAGAAGAGAGTGAAAGAAAGGAGGCTTATGGTATTCTACATGCTTTAGATATTGCTGGAGCTACATTGGCTGTTGCTTACTTAACTATTGCATTATATTTCGGAGTTAAAGCTACAGAGATTCTGATTTTTACCTCAATTCCCCTAATAATTTCTACGTTATTTTTAGTGTTTGTTAAAGCTGGCGGAAAAGGTATTCCGAAAAAGCCTGGTAAAGTTGCTTTAACTATTGTAATTTCTACAATGTTCTTTGCTTTTACTCAGTATAGTTTTGGATTTCCGATAATCACAACAGAAGAATTTACAAGAAGGTTTTACCTCGCGACACTAACGTATGGAGTATTCCTTGCATCATCTTCGATATTCGGATACGTATTTGGAAAAATAAAGCTTGAAGAAGTTAAAGGATTAGCATTCTTAGGATATTTATTAGCTGGGCTTACCTCATTTGGATTTGCTTTTCTCTCTCCTTTAGGAGTTATATCAATATATCCATTATCTGTAATTATGGGAATTGCAGTAGCATCCACAGAAACCTTTGAACCAACAATAATATCTAAGCTGTCTAGAGGCGAAACTGGTACAGCAATGGGCGCCTTATCCTTTGGAAGAAGTATTGGAGTCTTGATAGGGAATACTATAATGGGATTCCTTTATCAGTACAGTTACTCATATTCTTATATTTTTGCTGGAATAATGGGTATTATAGCATTCCTAATAGTTTTTACAGTCCTACTTAGAGGATGA
- a CDS encoding nucleotidyltransferase domain-containing protein, whose amino-acid sequence MHENYAKILRVIYEERMEVLNNIEKYLNEIKSAVLEKDPKAKILLFGSFVRGNFRPDSDIDILIISEEFGDNPHKYAELVNYIRDKIKHYSLFEFHVVTKKTYEEWYRKFIDVYREI is encoded by the coding sequence ATGCATGAAAATTATGCAAAAATCTTGAGAGTAATATATGAGGAAAGAATGGAAGTATTAAATAACATAGAAAAATATCTAAATGAAATTAAGAGTGCCGTACTAGAAAAAGATCCTAAAGCTAAAATACTTCTTTTCGGAAGCTTTGTTAGAGGGAATTTCAGACCGGATAGTGATATAGATATTCTTATAATATCTGAAGAATTTGGAGATAATCCCCATAAATATGCAGAGCTTGTTAATTATATAAGGGATAAAATAAAACATTACTCACTTTTCGAATTTCACGTAGTTACGAAAAAGACTTATGAGGAATGGTATAGGAAGTTTATAGATGTATACAGAGAAATATAA
- a CDS encoding HEPN domain-containing protein, giving the protein MSGNRVRLLKRRALRFLEEAKRDLSEGYYDIGAFHVEQALQLYIKAVIFELFGKDYEGHGIRELIGYLSKLLKENGYDELSKKIDELIREYRRQLVDIEDAYIDSRYEIIEYESDDLKPLIEVSESIIKILEEVVKIVKLG; this is encoded by the coding sequence GTGAGCGGAAATAGAGTAAGATTACTTAAAAGGAGAGCGTTACGCTTCTTAGAAGAAGCTAAAAGAGATCTTAGCGAAGGGTATTATGATATAGGCGCGTTTCATGTGGAGCAAGCATTACAATTGTACATTAAAGCGGTGATCTTTGAACTTTTTGGAAAAGATTATGAAGGACATGGAATAAGAGAGCTAATTGGTTATTTATCAAAGTTACTTAAAGAAAACGGTTATGATGAGTTATCTAAAAAGATTGATGAATTGATAAGAGAATACAGACGACAACTGGTGGATATTGAAGATGCTTACATAGATTCTAGGTACGAAATTATTGAATATGAAAGTGATGATTTAAAACCTTTAATTGAAGTTTCAGAAAGTATAATAAAAATACTAGAAGAGGTAGTGAAGATTGTCAAGTTGGGTTAA
- the hepT gene encoding type VII toxin-antitoxin system HepT family RNase toxin, translating to MAVLDRLFKNLEDVTAKLDEVVEKGYDLNYWRDQMAILHGLQIQAQIVLDILQRLLSNMGMSAEGYKDSVRKLREKGIINDEEEKFLNAVVGFTNIIVHEYSEVNLGTVDEILRNREYRKLFRLVLEIKQRTRDYWDP from the coding sequence ATGGCAGTCCTAGATAGATTATTTAAAAACCTTGAAGATGTTACTGCTAAACTTGACGAAGTTGTAGAGAAGGGATACGATTTAAACTACTGGAGAGATCAGATGGCAATTTTACACGGTTTACAAATACAAGCTCAAATAGTCCTTGATATCTTACAAAGGCTTTTATCGAATATGGGAATGAGTGCAGAGGGATATAAGGATTCTGTGAGAAAATTAAGGGAAAAAGGAATAATCAATGATGAAGAAGAAAAATTCTTAAATGCAGTAGTTGGGTTTACAAATATCATAGTCCATGAGTATAGTGAAGTTAATCTTGGGACTGTAGATGAGATATTGAGAAATAGAGAGTATCGTAAGTTATTTAGACTGGTGTTAGAGATTAAACAGAGGACTAGGGATTATTGGGATCCTTAA
- a CDS encoding S9 family peptidase — protein MTPEEAYSIRLISDVKLNEIGLFHVETWIENEKYKSAIYLNKQRITFSGNESSPSYHDGFLYYVKGSRREAKLIRQRPYGELEEILSLGKIHKYVFHKDGILIIGEEKVKPSTYFVSDKLKYRFDGKGLFWTRQSLFLYNKELRKIISGNFDVTDIATNGNRVIISATRENDDYGLADIYEVDINTGELTRITQGEGNITAIAMNKDGKIAYLGHRKGKSPWAVREIIFPEEGKSFLCGNTCGNTVLSDLFDGVKEKIVYEGDQVITLGQVGGESHIYSVSDKVTKLTEGKLAVRGFDFKDGKLAYFYSTPEKPVILFYNGEVYDPNPNVKGLSPIEVKGEIEGWALVTNPSNPTILFIHGGPHMAYGYAYFIEFQFFASNGYNVIYANPSGSQGYGEEFAKACVGDWGGRDMKELINFVNEVKKKFNLTGKFGVTGGSYGGYMTNWIITQTDIFSAAISERSISNLVSMCGTSDIGFWFNAIEAGIDDPWSKDGIEKLMRMSPVYYVKNVKTPTMLIHGEVDYRCPIEQAEQFFIALKMNNVPTELVRYQGDGHEHARKGNPKNMIDRLKRKLEWFDKYLKS, from the coding sequence ATGACGCCGGAAGAGGCATATTCGATAAGGTTAATATCAGATGTTAAATTGAACGAGATTGGTTTATTTCACGTAGAAACGTGGATTGAGAATGAGAAATACAAATCAGCTATCTACTTAAATAAACAAAGAATAACGTTCAGCGGGAATGAATCTTCGCCTTCTTATCATGACGGCTTTCTATATTATGTAAAGGGGAGTAGAAGAGAAGCTAAGTTAATAAGACAGAGACCTTATGGAGAATTGGAAGAAATACTCTCTTTAGGTAAAATTCACAAGTACGTCTTCCATAAGGATGGAATTTTAATTATTGGAGAAGAGAAAGTAAAACCCAGTACGTATTTCGTGAGTGATAAGCTTAAGTACAGATTTGATGGTAAAGGTTTATTCTGGACTAGACAATCCCTCTTCCTTTACAACAAAGAATTGAGAAAAATTATTTCTGGAAATTTTGATGTCACTGATATTGCAACAAACGGTAATAGGGTTATTATTTCAGCAACAAGAGAGAATGATGATTACGGCTTAGCTGACATTTATGAAGTTGATATTAATACTGGAGAGCTAACGCGGATTACACAAGGAGAAGGTAATATTACTGCAATAGCTATGAATAAAGACGGAAAGATAGCTTATTTGGGTCATAGAAAGGGGAAAAGTCCTTGGGCGGTCAGAGAAATAATTTTCCCAGAAGAAGGGAAAAGTTTCCTATGCGGAAATACATGTGGTAATACAGTTTTAAGTGATCTATTCGACGGTGTTAAAGAGAAAATTGTGTATGAAGGTGATCAAGTAATAACATTAGGCCAAGTAGGTGGAGAAAGTCACATTTACTCTGTCTCCGATAAGGTTACCAAACTAACAGAAGGAAAATTGGCTGTTAGAGGCTTTGACTTCAAGGATGGTAAATTGGCTTATTTTTATTCAACACCAGAAAAGCCCGTAATTCTATTCTACAACGGTGAGGTATATGATCCTAATCCAAATGTAAAGGGATTATCGCCTATTGAAGTAAAGGGTGAGATTGAGGGTTGGGCATTAGTTACAAATCCCTCTAATCCAACAATTCTCTTTATTCATGGAGGTCCTCATATGGCTTATGGTTATGCATATTTCATAGAATTCCAGTTCTTTGCCAGTAATGGTTACAATGTAATTTATGCTAACCCCAGTGGTAGTCAAGGATATGGAGAAGAGTTTGCTAAGGCTTGTGTTGGTGATTGGGGCGGAAGGGATATGAAAGAACTGATAAACTTTGTTAATGAGGTTAAAAAGAAGTTCAATTTGACTGGTAAATTTGGCGTTACTGGAGGTTCGTATGGTGGTTATATGACTAACTGGATAATTACTCAAACTGATATTTTCTCGGCAGCAATTAGTGAAAGAAGTATATCAAATCTAGTAAGTATGTGCGGTACTAGTGATATAGGTTTTTGGTTTAACGCAATTGAAGCGGGTATTGATGACCCATGGAGTAAAGATGGAATAGAGAAATTAATGAGGATGTCACCCGTCTATTATGTAAAAAATGTAAAGACTCCTACGATGCTAATCCACGGTGAGGTTGATTATAGATGTCCTATTGAGCAAGCTGAACAGTTCTTTATTGCACTAAAAATGAATAATGTTCCTACTGAGCTTGTCAGATATCAAGGTGATGGTCATGAACACGCTAGAAAAGGGAATCCAAAGAATATGATAGATAGGTTAAAGAGAAAATTGGAGTGGTTTGATAAATATCTGAAGTCTTGA
- a CDS encoding PaREP1 family protein translates to MEKDLYSVGEDYVEARVIESQSNLLLSLTLWKQGYTRNSAGKAFNAVKALLSALVVVNEEKLLSLAKDDKEREWIKKKSHVVPTHGMLGLAQMLKRIGIDVLDLVRASLDLHDYQYNGFEPDFSKYRKKVEVLTDIITVVNETKKLIRTYFSKYEIEEISKKVEELIKELTA, encoded by the coding sequence ATGGAAAAGGATCTTTACAGTGTAGGAGAGGATTACGTTGAAGCTAGAGTCATCGAGAGCCAGTCTAACCTCCTACTCTCTCTCACACTGTGGAAACAAGGTTATACTAGGAACTCTGCAGGAAAAGCTTTCAATGCCGTTAAGGCATTGCTCAGCGCTCTAGTTGTAGTCAATGAAGAAAAACTGCTTAGTTTAGCTAAAGATGATAAGGAGAGAGAATGGATTAAAAAGAAATCACATGTCGTCCCAACTCACGGCATGTTAGGTTTAGCACAAATGTTAAAGAGGATCGGAATTGATGTCTTAGACCTAGTGAGGGCGTCCTTGGACCTCCATGACTATCAGTATAACGGCTTTGAACCAGATTTTAGTAAGTACCGTAAAAAGGTAGAAGTGCTTACGGACATTATCACCGTAGTTAATGAGACTAAGAAGTTAATACGCACTTATTTCTCTAAATACGAGATTGAAGAAATCTCCAAGAAAGTTGAGGAGCTTATCAAGGAACTAACTGCGTAA
- a CDS encoding nucleotidyltransferase domain-containing protein, whose amino-acid sequence MEPLKRINFLRNWREAFAKLDLGRFEEVYVFGSVVTGKITGGSDIDVIVVVKRGEDRNKALIDFIDEVESKLGEEASYLFDVKVIYEDEKELPPYRSFLRNAVRVR is encoded by the coding sequence ATGGAACCTCTAAAGAGGATAAATTTTTTACGGAATTGGAGGGAAGCGTTTGCTAAGCTAGACCTAGGGAGGTTTGAAGAAGTCTACGTTTTCGGTTCAGTAGTTACAGGAAAGATAACAGGTGGGAGCGACATTGACGTTATCGTTGTCGTTAAGCGCGGTGAGGACAGGAATAAGGCATTAATAGATTTTATAGACGAGGTAGAAAGTAAATTAGGTGAGGAGGCTTCATACTTGTTTGACGTTAAAGTGATATATGAGGATGAGAAGGAATTACCGCCTTATAGATCATTTCTGAGGAATGCAGTAAGAGTTAGGTGA
- a CDS encoding HEPN domain-containing protein, which translates to MEFLKRNAIDFLNYAKLLLRDGKYNLALFSLEQALQLWLKYYISTLTGSFPKACDVVNLLRRIIELTKNEKLKEILDSEISTLDLLKQAYIASRYLPTNYDKEAVEKALNIVEAILNELGIS; encoded by the coding sequence ATGGAGTTTTTAAAGCGTAATGCCATAGACTTCCTAAATTATGCTAAGCTTCTATTACGCGATGGTAAATACAACTTAGCCCTATTCTCCTTGGAGCAAGCGTTACAGCTTTGGTTAAAATATTATATTTCAACGTTAACCGGTTCTTTCCCAAAAGCGTGTGACGTAGTGAATTTGTTAAGAAGAATTATAGAACTTACTAAAAATGAAAAGCTAAAAGAAATTCTAGATTCAGAAATCTCAACATTAGATTTATTAAAACAGGCCTATATTGCTTCTAGGTATCTACCCACTAATTATGATAAAGAGGCTGTAGAAAAGGCATTGAATATAGTGGAGGCGATATTGAATGAGTTGGGAATATCTTAA
- the acs gene encoding acetate--CoA ligase, which produces MTEKLSEQLQQLGEQNLEEKADYNMRYYKYLYKKSIEEPDKFWGELAEELITWYEPWKQAFVQEEGLLTKWFVGGKLNASYNAVDRHLNSHRKYKAAIFWESEKGEKKVVTYQDLFYEVNKWANALRELGVKKGDRVTIYMPLTPEGVIAKLAVARLGAIHSVVFAGFGAQALADRIADAGAKVVITADAYYRRGKLVELKKTVDEALNILGDKSPVQKVLVYKRTGTEIPFKEGRDVYFDEVGKYKYIEPVPVEATEPLFILYTSGTTGKPKGIVHSTGGYLVGTAVMLLWSYGLSQENDVLFNTSDIGWIVGHSYITYSPLVMGRSIVIYESAPDYPYPDKWAEMIEKYRATTFGTSATAIRTLMKYGEDYVKQHDLSSLRIIVTNGEPLNYAPWKWGLEVVGGGKVFMSHQWWQTETGGPNIGYIPGVVYLPMKSGPAVGFALPGNKVTVVNEEGKETKPRERGYLVMLPPFPPMMMIGMWNDPDNERLKKTYFSKFPGIYYPGDYAMIDEDGYIWVMGRADETIKVAAHRIGAGEVESIVTSHPAVAEAAAVGIPDPVKGEAVHLFVVLKVGYKPSPQLAREIQEHVRKYMGAIVTPEVHFVDKLPKTRSGKIMRRVIKAVMMGQSAGDITTLEDEASMDEIKKAVEEFKKSLSQ; this is translated from the coding sequence ATGACTGAAAAACTCTCAGAACAATTACAACAATTGGGTGAACAAAACTTAGAGGAGAAAGCAGACTATAATATGAGATACTATAAGTATTTATACAAAAAGAGTATTGAAGAGCCTGATAAATTCTGGGGCGAATTAGCAGAAGAATTAATTACTTGGTACGAGCCATGGAAACAAGCTTTTGTCCAAGAAGAAGGTTTACTTACAAAGTGGTTTGTTGGTGGAAAACTTAATGCTTCCTATAACGCTGTAGATAGACATTTAAATTCTCATAGAAAATATAAGGCTGCAATATTTTGGGAGAGTGAAAAAGGAGAAAAGAAGGTAGTTACATATCAAGACCTATTTTATGAGGTTAATAAATGGGCTAACGCATTAAGGGAACTCGGAGTAAAGAAGGGCGATAGAGTAACAATTTACATGCCTTTAACACCAGAAGGAGTAATAGCTAAGCTAGCTGTTGCAAGATTAGGTGCAATACACTCAGTTGTATTTGCAGGATTTGGTGCACAAGCATTAGCTGATAGAATTGCAGATGCTGGAGCAAAAGTTGTAATTACTGCAGATGCATACTATAGGAGAGGAAAACTCGTGGAATTAAAGAAAACTGTAGATGAGGCATTAAACATTCTCGGTGATAAAAGCCCGGTACAAAAAGTTTTAGTTTATAAGAGAACTGGTACTGAAATACCCTTCAAAGAGGGTAGAGATGTTTACTTTGATGAAGTAGGAAAGTATAAGTACATTGAACCAGTACCAGTTGAAGCTACAGAACCATTATTCATTCTATACACTTCCGGAACTACAGGCAAGCCTAAGGGAATAGTTCACAGTACTGGAGGTTATTTAGTAGGAACAGCAGTTATGTTATTATGGAGTTATGGTTTAAGCCAAGAAAATGATGTGTTATTTAATACTTCAGATATCGGATGGATTGTTGGGCACTCTTACATTACTTATTCACCGTTAGTAATGGGTAGAAGTATCGTAATCTATGAGAGTGCCCCAGATTATCCTTACCCAGATAAATGGGCTGAAATGATAGAGAAATATAGGGCAACAACATTTGGTACTTCAGCTACGGCAATAAGAACATTAATGAAATACGGAGAAGATTATGTAAAGCAACATGATCTATCATCATTAAGGATAATTGTAACTAATGGCGAACCATTAAATTATGCTCCATGGAAGTGGGGATTAGAAGTAGTTGGAGGAGGAAAAGTATTTATGTCTCATCAGTGGTGGCAAACTGAAACTGGAGGTCCTAATATTGGTTACATCCCCGGTGTAGTTTACTTACCAATGAAGTCTGGACCAGCTGTAGGTTTCGCTTTGCCCGGTAATAAGGTTACTGTAGTTAATGAGGAAGGCAAAGAAACTAAGCCTAGAGAGAGGGGTTATTTAGTTATGCTACCTCCATTCCCACCAATGATGATGATAGGTATGTGGAATGACCCAGATAACGAGAGGTTAAAGAAAACATACTTCAGTAAATTCCCAGGGATTTACTATCCAGGAGATTATGCAATGATTGATGAAGATGGTTACATATGGGTAATGGGTAGAGCTGATGAAACAATTAAAGTTGCTGCTCATAGAATTGGTGCTGGAGAGGTTGAATCAATAGTAACATCTCATCCAGCAGTAGCTGAAGCTGCAGCTGTAGGAATTCCAGATCCTGTTAAAGGGGAAGCTGTTCATCTATTTGTAGTACTAAAAGTTGGCTATAAACCCTCACCTCAGCTAGCTAGAGAGATACAAGAGCATGTAAGGAAATATATGGGAGCAATAGTAACTCCAGAGGTACATTTTGTAGATAAATTACCTAAGACTAGATCTGGTAAAATTATGAGAAGAGTAATTAAAGCAGTTATGATGGGGCAAAGTGCTGGTGATATAACCACTCTTGAAGACGAGGCATCAATGGATGAGATTAAGAAAGCAGTAGAAGAGTTTAAGAAATCATTAAGCCAATGA
- a CDS encoding nucleotidyltransferase domain-containing protein gives MKLTDVLDKLKAFNWSGYDLYFAVLFGSLAKKGEGNDIDIAVEFKKKMKLEDYTRLWIDLTDYLNTEKVDLTVINERTDCYLIHEVFSNSIILYMEDWWRVHRRAAICEDFLIDARKLDLVENAARALMRKWQS, from the coding sequence ATGAAATTAACTGATGTGTTAGATAAGCTAAAGGCGTTTAATTGGTCAGGTTACGATTTGTACTTTGCTGTCCTATTTGGTTCTCTTGCTAAGAAGGGAGAGGGAAATGATATCGACATTGCTGTAGAATTCAAGAAGAAAATGAAGTTAGAGGACTATACCAGATTGTGGATCGATTTAACTGATTATTTAAATACTGAGAAAGTGGATTTAACGGTTATAAATGAGAGAACAGATTGTTACTTAATTCATGAAGTATTTAGTAATAGTATAATACTTTACATGGAGGACTGGTGGCGAGTTCATAGAAGAGCTGCAATATGTGAGGACTTCTTAATTGACGCCAGAAAATTAGACTTGGTAGAGAATGCAGCAAGGGCTTTGATGAGGAAATGGCAGTCCTAG